A genome region from Pseudomonas anguilliseptica includes the following:
- a CDS encoding HlyD family type I secretion periplasmic adaptor subunit: MRRNADGQDSSTQCTNPFPGGAESVRHLDERRHTRLGHWLVLLGFGGFLVWAALAPLDKGVALSGSLVVAGNRQAVQHPGGGVIERILVRDGEQVQAGQLLVQVDATLAYAQQQSLLAQYVAARASEARLTAEQEGAQQIAFAEDVFARRSEPGVEAALTLQRHLLDSRRQALRMELDALAQNVAGAEARLQGLRQALSHQQEQSASLQQQLHSLRELARDGYIPRNRLLEQERLYAQLNSAIAEGIGSIGQLQRQTLELNLRRSQRQEEYRKEVAQQLSDMRLQAEDLGQRLRSAEFDLANSQIRAPTSGTVVALSVFTEGGVIAPGQQLMEIVPRDRPLLVDARAPVSLVDQLKPGLEVELMFVAFNQSSTPRVTGEVSLVSADRLLDEQTGQPYYQVRARVSDEGTRQLDGLVLRPGMPVEAFVRTGERSLLNYLFKPLLDRGHMAMVEE, from the coding sequence ATACGGCGCAACGCTGATGGCCAAGATAGCTCTACACAGTGCACTAACCCATTCCCAGGGGGGGCCGAGTCGGTTCGTCATCTCGATGAGCGTCGCCACACCCGTCTCGGGCACTGGCTGGTGTTGCTCGGGTTTGGTGGTTTTCTGGTCTGGGCCGCTCTGGCCCCACTGGACAAAGGGGTGGCGTTGTCCGGCTCGCTGGTGGTGGCCGGCAATCGCCAGGCGGTGCAGCACCCCGGCGGCGGGGTAATCGAGCGCATTCTGGTGCGCGATGGCGAGCAGGTACAGGCTGGCCAGTTACTGGTGCAGGTTGACGCAACGCTGGCCTATGCCCAGCAGCAGTCCCTACTGGCGCAATATGTGGCGGCCCGCGCCAGTGAAGCGCGGCTCACTGCCGAGCAGGAGGGCGCGCAGCAGATAGCCTTTGCTGAAGACGTGTTCGCCCGTCGCAGTGAGCCCGGGGTGGAGGCGGCCCTGACGCTGCAGCGACACCTGCTGGACAGCCGTCGCCAAGCGCTGCGCATGGAGTTGGATGCCCTGGCGCAGAACGTCGCCGGGGCCGAAGCGCGGCTGCAGGGGTTGCGCCAGGCGCTGAGCCACCAGCAGGAGCAGAGCGCCAGCCTGCAACAGCAGTTGCACAGCCTGCGCGAACTGGCTCGTGATGGTTACATTCCACGCAACCGGCTGCTGGAGCAGGAACGCCTTTACGCCCAGCTGAACAGTGCAATTGCCGAGGGCATTGGCAGTATTGGCCAGTTACAGCGTCAGACACTGGAGCTCAACCTGCGTCGTAGTCAGCGCCAGGAGGAATACCGCAAGGAGGTGGCACAGCAACTGAGCGATATGCGTCTACAGGCTGAAGACCTCGGGCAGCGCCTGCGCAGCGCCGAGTTCGACCTGGCCAACAGCCAAATTCGTGCGCCGACCAGCGGTACTGTTGTGGCTTTAAGCGTATTTACCGAAGGAGGGGTGATCGCCCCCGGCCAGCAACTGATGGAGATCGTCCCGCGTGACAGGCCCTTGCTGGTTGATGCGCGAGCCCCGGTAAGCCTGGTGGACCAGCTCAAGCCGGGACTGGAGGTCGAGCTGATGTTCGTCGCGTTCAACCAGAGCAGCACACCGCGGGTCACTGGCGAGGTCAGCCTGGTATCGGCTGATCGGCTGCTCGATGAGCAAACCGGGCAGCCCTATTACCAAGTACGCGCTCGTGTCAGTGATGAAGGCACGCGACAGCTTGATGGGCTGGTCTTGCGCCCCGGCATGCCAGTGGAAGCCTTTGTCCGTACCGGTGAGCGCTCGTTGTTGAACTACCTGTTCAAACCCCTGCTGGATCGTGGCCACATGGCCATGGTGGAGGAGTGA
- a CDS encoding type I secretion system permease/ATPase, translating to MSHPPRRPGNEIIAALALFRSSLCSVGLFTAVVNLLMLAPALYMLQVYDRVLASGNGMTLLMLTLMTLGLLVFMGSLEFVRSLVVIRIGSQLDLQLNQRVYNAAFEASLKSGEQTTGQAFNDLAQLRQFVTGPSLFALFDAPWFPIYLAVIFLFDTWLGLFALAGSILLLALAWLNERVSAAPLAEASRQSIRCAQQASGTLRNAEVIESMGMLGALRERWFAGHGEFLRRQGQASERTALVAAAAKIARVALQSLVLGLGAWLVLEQRISPGMMIAGSILMGRVLAPLDQLIGAWKHWAEARLAFQRLSALLSNHPQRPVGMPLPLPRGQLAVDGISACAPGSRQPVLSGLGFTLPAGDTLGIVGASGSGKSSLARLLVGAWVPQLGKVRLDGADLQGWDRTQLGAHIGYLPQDVQLFAGSVAENIARFAEVDAEKVVAAARMAGVHELILRLPQGYDTVLGEGGAGLSGGQKQRVGLARALYGLPALVVLDEPNANLDEEGEQALLDAIAQLKRLKRTLVLVSHKPTLLEVADQLLILRGGRALAFGPAARVLQDMPLSKKSAATPRTAVARAPVTAFSLNYQLDTAQR from the coding sequence ATGAGCCATCCACCTCGCAGGCCGGGCAATGAAATCATTGCCGCGCTCGCTCTGTTCCGCTCCAGCCTGTGCAGCGTAGGGCTATTCACCGCCGTGGTGAATCTGCTGATGCTGGCCCCGGCGCTATACATGCTGCAGGTTTACGATCGGGTGCTGGCCTCCGGCAACGGTATGACGTTGTTGATGCTCACGTTGATGACGCTGGGGTTGCTGGTATTCATGGGATCGCTTGAGTTCGTCCGCAGTCTGGTGGTGATTCGCATCGGCAGCCAACTCGATCTGCAACTCAACCAGCGGGTCTACAACGCGGCGTTCGAGGCCAGCCTGAAGAGTGGTGAGCAGACCACCGGGCAGGCGTTCAACGACCTTGCCCAGCTGCGCCAGTTTGTTACCGGGCCGTCATTGTTCGCTCTGTTCGACGCGCCCTGGTTTCCCATCTACCTGGCGGTGATCTTTCTCTTCGACACCTGGTTGGGGCTGTTCGCCCTGGCGGGCTCGATCCTGCTGCTGGCGTTGGCCTGGCTGAATGAGCGGGTGTCTGCTGCGCCTCTGGCCGAAGCCAGCCGACAATCTATCCGCTGTGCCCAGCAGGCCAGCGGCACGTTGCGCAATGCCGAAGTCATTGAGTCCATGGGCATGCTTGGGGCTTTGCGCGAGCGCTGGTTCGCCGGGCACGGTGAGTTCCTGCGGCGGCAGGGGCAGGCCAGCGAACGCACGGCGCTGGTCGCTGCGGCGGCCAAGATCGCCCGGGTGGCGCTGCAGTCGTTGGTGCTGGGGCTGGGTGCCTGGCTGGTGCTGGAGCAGCGGATCAGTCCGGGCATGATGATCGCCGGCTCGATTCTGATGGGGCGGGTGCTGGCTCCTCTGGATCAACTGATCGGGGCCTGGAAACACTGGGCTGAGGCCCGCCTGGCGTTCCAGCGTCTCAGCGCGCTGCTCAGCAATCATCCACAGCGGCCGGTGGGCATGCCCTTGCCGCTGCCCCGTGGTCAGCTCGCGGTGGACGGCATCAGTGCCTGTGCCCCGGGTAGCCGTCAGCCGGTGTTGAGCGGGCTGGGCTTTACCCTGCCGGCGGGCGACACATTGGGGATTGTCGGGGCGTCTGGTTCGGGCAAGTCCAGCCTGGCGCGTTTGCTGGTCGGTGCCTGGGTGCCGCAGTTGGGCAAGGTCCGGCTCGATGGTGCGGATCTGCAGGGTTGGGATCGCACCCAGCTGGGCGCACATATCGGTTATCTGCCGCAGGACGTGCAGCTGTTCGCCGGCAGCGTGGCGGAGAACATCGCGCGTTTCGCCGAGGTGGACGCCGAAAAGGTGGTGGCCGCCGCGCGTATGGCCGGCGTGCACGAATTGATCCTGCGCTTGCCGCAAGGCTACGACACTGTGCTAGGCGAGGGTGGTGCCGGCCTTTCCGGAGGGCAGAAGCAGCGCGTTGGCCTGGCACGCGCGCTCTATGGACTGCCGGCGCTGGTGGTGCTGGATGAGCCCAATGCCAATCTGGATGAAGAGGGTGAACAGGCACTGCTTGATGCCATCGCCCAGCTCAAACGCCTCAAGCGCACGCTGGTGCTGGTCAGTCACAAGCCCACATTGTTGGAGGTTGCTGATCAGTTGCTGATTCTGCGCGGTGGCCGCGCCCTGGCGTTTGGCCCGGCAGCCAGGGTTTTGCAGGACATGCCGCTCAGCAAGAAATCTGCGGCAACCCCTCGTACTGCTGTAGCTAGAGCGCCCGTGACGGCTTTCAGTCTCAACTACCAACTGGATACGGCGCAACGCTGA
- a CDS encoding heme acquisition protein HasA: MAISIQLNSAVGKDLSFAGYLADYQSSFAASSGQWGGFNSWNPFATSGSQYAQGEGSVFNSGNTDLQGFIAGGDLQYTLFSAPSHTFYGTLNTLEFGHGLQGVSPRSFVQSDIVISNLGLSSAKSEGRAGDVHEIVYGLMKPQDSASGGISHLLDYLNSNQLNLVAGAGNDTLQGYSQNDVLTGGTGVDTFYFGLYGSATSFGNDTVSDYAAGEKIQVSNAIYADYSAFSSAGGSVSESAGNTIIDTNGHGTITLAGVTSFDLADLQFV; encoded by the coding sequence ATGGCAATTTCAATACAGCTCAACAGCGCAGTGGGCAAGGACCTGAGCTTTGCCGGTTATCTGGCCGACTATCAGTCCAGCTTCGCGGCCAGCTCCGGTCAGTGGGGTGGTTTCAACAGCTGGAACCCCTTTGCCACCAGCGGCAGTCAGTACGCCCAGGGTGAGGGTTCGGTGTTCAATTCGGGTAATACCGACCTGCAAGGTTTTATCGCTGGTGGCGATCTGCAGTACACCTTGTTCAGCGCTCCGTCCCACACCTTCTACGGCACCCTGAACACCCTGGAGTTCGGTCACGGCCTGCAAGGCGTTTCGCCGCGCAGTTTCGTCCAGTCGGACATCGTCATCAGCAACCTGGGCCTGAGTTCGGCCAAGAGCGAAGGGCGCGCTGGTGACGTGCATGAAATCGTTTATGGCCTGATGAAACCACAGGACAGTGCCAGCGGTGGCATCAGCCATCTTCTGGATTACCTCAACAGCAACCAGTTGAACCTGGTTGCCGGTGCCGGTAACGACACCCTGCAGGGTTACAGCCAGAACGACGTGCTGACTGGCGGCACTGGCGTCGACACCTTCTATTTCGGTCTGTATGGCAGTGCCACCAGTTTCGGCAATGACACCGTCAGCGACTATGCCGCCGGCGAGAAGATCCAGGTGTCCAACGCGATCTATGCCGACTACAGCGCCTTTAGCAGCGCAGGTGGCAGCGTCAGTGAGTCGGCCGGCAACACCATCATCGACACCAATGGTCACGGCACTATCACCCTTGCCGGGGTGACCAGCTTCGACCTGGCCGATCTGCAGTTCGTTTGA
- a CDS encoding TonB-dependent hemoglobin/transferrin/lactoferrin family receptor: MVERETIEKLPPRHAADLFVGTPGVQVAEDRRNPGVAVNVRGLQDFGRVNMMIDGARQNYQQSGHGANGQAYVYPELLRSVEIEKGPNSGVGGAGVIGGMVNFRTIEAADLLTDGRSIGGQINASSGFGGYRNGMHFSGSAAVGVNALDRYDLLLALGSKSLGQFEPGRRGEFAPDGDGTAMRKWVTQFTRQDQDSRLAKLGVNLSEDQRVQLGYTELKADFESSSASDMRSFDEVTSRTWVLDHNWSPASDLLDLQTKLSYAEVVNQHERPARGTYGAFDVRYQTNTLGASLANTSRFTLGDAHLSWNYGGEYYYDWTDPEATQAKRQPDEEDYTAAFDGATPKGERWLGSLFSQVRMEYAHWLEANVGLRYDYYHLWGDSSYYMGKGRGRLMTEIPFCNTPFGQGMELCYTQKDVYQDIAAEQRQGQFSPTLGLAVKPIEAVQLFANFGKGWRPPAITETLMHGVHVGGFGAPFTPNPELAPERSTNWEVGGNLLLDDLIVTGDKLRGKLAYYSNKVDDYVVNGVVVYPSLTGQGLPWLGVNQPHTVASGWVNLTMPVRFRGYEASLDYDSGGFYLKGSYTRTDLHYLGDYDPLQRGAHPLFRGELARDGIPGKESLFFVAPARHRAALDSGVRLFEQSLTLGGRVRYNSATRGASGPTAELEFTSARIYDLYASYEATDALTLRLSVENLRDSLYATPLGLGGVRVGAGRTSVASVNLKF, encoded by the coding sequence CTGGTTGAGCGCGAAACCATCGAGAAACTGCCACCGCGGCATGCCGCCGATCTCTTTGTCGGCACGCCGGGCGTGCAGGTGGCCGAAGACCGGCGCAACCCAGGAGTGGCCGTAAACGTGCGCGGCCTGCAGGATTTTGGCCGGGTCAACATGATGATCGACGGTGCCCGGCAGAACTATCAGCAGAGTGGCCACGGGGCCAATGGTCAGGCGTATGTCTACCCTGAGCTGCTGCGTTCCGTGGAAATCGAGAAAGGGCCCAATTCCGGAGTCGGTGGAGCCGGTGTAATCGGTGGCATGGTCAATTTCCGTACTATCGAGGCGGCTGACCTGCTGACCGATGGTCGTAGTATCGGCGGTCAGATCAACGCTTCCAGCGGCTTTGGTGGTTACCGCAACGGCATGCATTTTTCTGGCAGCGCCGCCGTGGGGGTGAATGCGCTCGATCGCTACGACCTGCTACTGGCGCTCGGCAGCAAAAGTCTGGGGCAGTTCGAGCCAGGTCGGCGTGGTGAGTTCGCCCCAGACGGTGATGGCACTGCCATGCGCAAGTGGGTGACCCAGTTCACCCGTCAGGACCAGGACAGCCGCCTGGCCAAGCTAGGTGTCAATCTCAGCGAAGATCAGCGCGTGCAGTTGGGCTATACCGAACTCAAGGCGGATTTCGAAAGCAGTTCGGCCAGCGATATGCGCAGTTTTGACGAAGTGACTAGTCGGACCTGGGTGCTGGATCACAACTGGAGCCCGGCCAGCGATCTGCTTGATCTGCAAACCAAGCTGAGTTACGCCGAGGTGGTCAACCAGCACGAACGCCCGGCGCGAGGCACTTATGGTGCCTTCGATGTGCGTTATCAGACCAACACCCTGGGTGCCAGCCTGGCCAACACCAGCCGCTTTACTCTGGGTGATGCGCACCTGAGCTGGAACTATGGTGGCGAGTACTACTACGACTGGACCGATCCTGAAGCCACTCAGGCCAAGCGTCAGCCCGACGAAGAGGACTATACCGCCGCGTTCGATGGTGCCACGCCGAAAGGCGAACGCTGGCTGGGCAGTCTGTTCAGTCAGGTGCGAATGGAGTATGCGCACTGGCTGGAAGCCAATGTCGGTCTGCGTTACGACTATTACCACCTGTGGGGCGACAGCTCTTACTACATGGGTAAAGGCCGTGGCCGGCTGATGACCGAAATCCCATTCTGCAACACGCCGTTCGGGCAGGGTATGGAACTCTGCTACACGCAGAAGGATGTCTATCAGGACATCGCTGCCGAACAGCGTCAGGGGCAGTTTTCGCCGACTCTCGGCCTGGCGGTCAAACCTATCGAGGCGGTGCAACTGTTCGCCAATTTTGGCAAGGGTTGGCGGCCACCGGCGATCACCGAAACCCTGATGCATGGCGTGCACGTGGGTGGCTTTGGAGCACCGTTCACGCCCAACCCGGAGCTTGCTCCCGAACGATCGACCAACTGGGAGGTAGGCGGCAACCTGCTGCTCGACGACCTGATCGTCACGGGCGACAAGTTGCGCGGCAAGCTCGCCTACTACAGCAACAAGGTTGACGATTATGTGGTCAACGGTGTGGTTGTCTATCCCTCACTGACGGGCCAGGGATTGCCCTGGCTGGGGGTCAACCAGCCGCATACGGTGGCGTCGGGTTGGGTCAATCTGACCATGCCGGTACGTTTCCGCGGTTATGAAGCCAGCCTGGATTACGACAGTGGCGGCTTCTATCTGAAGGGCAGTTACACCCGCACTGATCTGCATTACTTGGGTGACTACGACCCGCTGCAGCGTGGTGCCCACCCCCTGTTTCGCGGCGAACTGGCCAGGGACGGTATTCCCGGCAAGGAATCGCTGTTCTTCGTCGCCCCGGCTCGCCATCGAGCCGCTCTGGACAGCGGTGTTCGGTTATTCGAACAGAGCCTGACCCTCGGTGGCCGCGTTCGTTACAACTCCGCCACCCGTGGTGCCAGCGGGCCTACCGCTGAGCTGGAATTCACCAGCGCACGGATCTACGACCTGTATGCCTCCTATGAGGCAACCGACGCGCTGACCCTGCGCCTGTCGGTGGAGAACCTGCGTGACAGCCTCTATGCCACGCCGTTGGGCCTGGGTGGTGTGCGAGTGGGTGCCGGGCGTACCAGCGTGGCCAGCGTGAACCTGAAATTCTGA
- a CDS encoding STN domain-containing protein, translating into MIFILNKKMQHNQGVTAMGYCSRLQSVRLAGGLVLGMTLALASSMTVGGQSVEPGGQVTAIRQVDFDIAAQALDRAALAFAEQAGIQVFFDSERLQGLQASPLRGRYLLDEGLQQLLRGVPVDYRFTGPAQVTLTRRAEGDVTLQLSPTTVRGSVYRSVRGSFDGPVRRTWLSAKPSRNCHRGMPPISLSARRACRWPKTGATQEWP; encoded by the coding sequence GTGATTTTTATTCTCAATAAAAAGATGCAGCATAACCAGGGAGTAACAGCAATGGGCTACTGCAGTAGGCTCCAGTCCGTACGGCTGGCTGGCGGCTTGGTATTGGGTATGACGCTGGCGTTAGCCAGCAGCATGACTGTCGGGGGGCAGTCGGTTGAGCCCGGTGGCCAGGTGACTGCCATCCGCCAGGTGGATTTCGATATTGCCGCTCAGGCGCTGGATAGGGCAGCGCTGGCTTTTGCCGAGCAGGCAGGCATCCAGGTGTTCTTCGACAGCGAGCGTTTGCAGGGGCTGCAAGCGTCGCCTCTGCGTGGTCGCTATCTACTTGATGAGGGCTTGCAGCAACTGTTGCGCGGTGTACCGGTTGATTATCGCTTCACGGGGCCTGCTCAGGTCACGCTGACGCGTCGCGCAGAAGGTGATGTCACTCTGCAGCTGTCACCCACGACGGTACGGGGCAGCGTCTATCGGAGCGTGAGAGGATCTTTCGACGGGCCAGTTCGGCGGACCTGGTTGAGCGCGAAACCATCGAGAAACTGCCACCGCGGCATGCCGCCGATCTCTTTGTCGGCACGCCGGGCGTGCAGGTGGCCGAAGACCGGCGCAACCCAGGAGTGGCCGTAA
- a CDS encoding RNA polymerase sigma factor, producing MSDLDIKGLFQQHAKTLQNFLLRKSRDPQLAADLTQESFLRLVAQGGGEGIDNSPAYLYRTASNLLIDHQRQQMRRRTDLVSHDMLADIESQDTSLEDRTAALQQVERMQWALAELPERTQQIFQLNRVDGLTHAQVACELGISDSSVQKHLAKALAHVMERLAEVQDGR from the coding sequence TTGTCGGACTTGGACATCAAAGGCCTGTTCCAGCAACACGCCAAAACCCTGCAGAACTTTCTGTTGCGCAAGAGCCGCGACCCGCAGCTGGCTGCCGATCTGACTCAGGAGAGTTTTCTACGACTGGTTGCGCAAGGGGGCGGCGAAGGGATCGATAATTCTCCGGCCTATCTCTACCGTACGGCGAGCAACTTGCTGATTGATCACCAGCGCCAACAAATGCGCCGCAGAACCGACCTGGTGTCCCATGACATGCTGGCCGATATCGAAAGTCAGGACACTAGTCTGGAGGATCGGACCGCAGCATTGCAGCAGGTCGAGCGTATGCAGTGGGCTCTGGCCGAGTTACCAGAGCGTACGCAACAGATCTTCCAGCTGAACCGGGTCGATGGCTTGACCCATGCCCAGGTGGCCTGTGAGCTGGGCATTTCCGACAGTTCCGTGCAGAAGCACCTGGCCAAGGCATTGGCCCATGTGATGGAGCGGTTGGCCGAGGTTCAGGACGGAAGATGA